A genomic window from Micromonospora violae includes:
- a CDS encoding PQQ-binding-like beta-propeller repeat protein — protein MRRSVKVLTAAAVLAATVAVPAAPAAAGGTGWWSMSGYLVSNSAFNPNETAVTVPTVPNLKLKHTGSPARTGQRAPVVADGLVYAVDNLGVTATDEVTGAQKWRFDLEPTEFGFSTELVHTAGQLVFAASVRGMPGSDHSQIFVIDAATGTLVRDFRDEGVALQILVDRGVVVVSGFGRYSSDTRAYRIADGQLLWEHDVVMDQPVSANGRVLLSGYAGNGGPLTSTVVNISNGEPLNTTTYRDYRPLATDETGSKIYVGWGHSLQVLDPATGNLSWLASDLNPTFTVVTPTRLYVTSAGGTVFALNRSTGAIIWSKQVTGSEHQRAIIAGGVLYVTAKDNRVYALNPVDGATLNAPAFTGATDQLVVTYGRVYATDGTKLTVYGL, from the coding sequence GTGAGGCGTTCGGTGAAGGTGCTGACCGCTGCCGCGGTGCTCGCGGCGACGGTGGCCGTGCCGGCGGCTCCGGCCGCCGCGGGCGGCACGGGCTGGTGGTCCATGTCCGGCTACCTGGTCAGCAACAGCGCGTTCAATCCCAACGAGACGGCCGTGACGGTGCCGACCGTCCCGAACCTCAAGCTCAAGCACACCGGCAGCCCGGCCCGGACCGGTCAGCGCGCGCCTGTCGTCGCCGACGGACTGGTGTACGCGGTGGATAACCTCGGCGTCACGGCCACCGACGAGGTGACCGGCGCACAGAAGTGGCGCTTCGACCTGGAGCCCACAGAGTTCGGGTTCTCCACAGAGCTCGTCCACACGGCCGGCCAGCTCGTCTTCGCGGCGAGCGTCAGGGGCATGCCTGGCTCCGATCACTCGCAGATCTTCGTTATCGACGCTGCGACAGGCACGCTGGTCCGGGACTTCCGTGACGAGGGCGTGGCATTGCAGATCCTCGTCGACCGGGGTGTCGTCGTGGTCTCCGGTTTTGGTCGCTACAGCTCGGACACGCGCGCCTACCGCATCGCCGACGGGCAACTGCTGTGGGAGCACGACGTCGTCATGGATCAGCCGGTCTCGGCGAACGGTCGCGTCCTGCTTTCCGGATACGCGGGCAACGGCGGTCCCCTGACCAGCACCGTCGTCAACATCAGCAACGGGGAGCCCCTCAACACCACGACGTACCGCGACTACCGGCCGCTCGCGACGGACGAGACGGGGAGCAAGATCTACGTCGGGTGGGGGCACAGCCTGCAGGTCCTCGACCCGGCGACCGGCAACCTGAGCTGGCTCGCGTCCGACCTGAACCCGACGTTCACGGTGGTCACCCCGACCCGGCTGTACGTCACCTCCGCCGGGGGCACCGTCTTCGCGCTGAACCGCAGCACCGGCGCCATCATCTGGAGCAAGCAGGTGACGGGCAGCGAGCACCAGCGGGCGATCATCGCCGGTGGCGTCCTGTACGTCACGGCCAAGGACAACCGGGTGTACGCCCTGAACCCGGTCGACGGCGCCACGCTGAACGCGCCAGCCTTCACCGGCGCGACCGACCAGCTCGTGGTCACCTACGGCCGGGTGTACGCCACCGACGGCACGAAGCTGACCGTCTACGGCCTCTAG
- a CDS encoding YdeI/OmpD-associated family protein, whose protein sequence is MTSPELDELIVADADALRVWLSAHHASSPGVWLALTKKGGTVTTLTWQQAVDEALCFGWIDGQARKRDEESSWIRFTPRRSRSAWSQRNVANVARLEEQGRMLPPGRAAVEAAKADGRWAAAYAPPSEAEVPADLLAAIAAEPAAQAMFDVLTKSNRFSLIHRLNAVKRAETRQRKIVEFVAMLARHETIHPQKARPASGPTLSSPEAGSPATD, encoded by the coding sequence ATGACGAGCCCCGAGCTGGATGAGTTGATCGTCGCGGACGCCGACGCCCTGCGCGTGTGGCTGTCGGCCCATCACGCTTCGTCACCCGGTGTCTGGCTCGCCCTGACCAAGAAGGGCGGCACGGTCACGACCCTGACCTGGCAGCAGGCGGTCGACGAGGCCCTGTGCTTCGGCTGGATCGACGGGCAGGCCCGCAAACGGGACGAGGAGTCGTCCTGGATCCGGTTCACCCCGCGCCGGTCCCGTAGTGCGTGGTCGCAGCGCAACGTGGCGAACGTGGCCCGGCTGGAGGAGCAGGGGCGGATGCTGCCACCGGGTCGGGCCGCGGTGGAGGCGGCGAAGGCGGACGGGCGGTGGGCGGCGGCCTACGCCCCACCGTCGGAGGCCGAGGTGCCGGCCGACCTCCTCGCCGCCATCGCCGCCGAACCCGCCGCGCAGGCCATGTTCGACGTGCTCACCAAGAGCAACCGGTTCTCCCTCATCCACCGCCTCAACGCGGTCAAGCGGGCGGAGACCCGGCAGCGCAAGATCGTCGAATTCGTCGCCATGCTGGCCCGGCACGAGACGATCCATCCGCAGAAGGCCAGGCCGGCGTCCGGGCCGACGCTGTCGTCACCGGAAGCCGGCTCACCGGCAACCGATTGA
- a CDS encoding DUF2975 domain-containing protein has protein sequence MVLFGVLVVFQTLSLPGQFAYMAQQSPEDAHLRWPATIVTVFWVLCVQVVIVATWQLLSLVKSDRIFTEASLKWVDAIVWAIAAAWVVLVGVFLWVGFNADDPGAPLLLFLLTVGVTVLGLLMVVMRALLRQATALRTDMEAVI, from the coding sequence GTGGTGCTGTTCGGGGTGCTGGTCGTGTTCCAGACCCTCTCGCTGCCCGGCCAATTCGCGTACATGGCCCAGCAATCGCCGGAGGACGCCCACCTGCGCTGGCCGGCGACCATCGTGACGGTGTTCTGGGTGCTCTGCGTCCAGGTGGTCATCGTCGCGACGTGGCAGTTGCTCAGCCTGGTCAAGAGCGACCGCATCTTCACCGAGGCGTCCCTCAAGTGGGTGGACGCCATCGTCTGGGCCATCGCCGCCGCGTGGGTGGTGCTGGTGGGCGTCTTCCTCTGGGTCGGCTTCAACGCGGACGACCCGGGAGCGCCCCTCCTGCTGTTCCTCCTGACGGTGGGCGTCACGGTGCTGGGGCTCCTCATGGTGGTGATGCGGGCGCTGCTGCGGCAGGCGACCGCGCTTCGGACCGACATGGAAGCGGTGATCTGA
- a CDS encoding helix-turn-helix domain-containing protein: MPIVVRIDVELAKRKMSVGEFAERVGLTPANVAVLKNGRAKAVRFSTLEAMCRVLDCQPGDLLEWVEEETP; this comes from the coding sequence ATGCCCATCGTCGTCCGGATCGACGTCGAGTTGGCCAAGCGCAAGATGAGCGTTGGTGAGTTCGCCGAGCGCGTCGGGCTCACGCCCGCCAACGTGGCGGTGCTGAAGAACGGTCGGGCCAAGGCCGTCCGTTTCAGCACCCTGGAGGCGATGTGCCGGGTGCTCGACTGTCAGCCCGGAGACCTGCTGGAGTGGGTCGAGGAGGAAACCCCATGA
- a CDS encoding ABC transporter permease, giving the protein MKLVWRRAREARGLLVAAVIAALVAVALVTGLSDYNRRAVDAGQRALVAASPAEERGLLVSGSGGRDAAEFATRDKAVRAELASGLGGVPVGVTAARYGTGRELTGDLGQIPRTADEPVFANLATFDDLASHAELTSGAWPRPGANPVQVSLPERVAGALGLTVGERVPVRDRATERRGELVLAGTWRPRDPTDAYWLLAPGVGAGTAGSGTSYGPFTLDPADFVATFPGSVSASWLAQPDLASVDTADLPAIRKALTEATSAVPEAAQLGSSGQAVTKMPQLLDRIARADLVGRSSLATPLLLILVLGGYALVLVSALLHEDRRQQTALLRARGAARGQLAGLAAREATLVVAPAAVLGPLIASEVLRFVRPGGSSDLSTAGGNTTLIWAAAAATAAGCLVAMVLPTLRGAGTYVADMAARSRPNRSASVQRASVDLVLVALAVIAWVQLRRYASPLAGSGGRLGLDPLLIAAPTLGVLAGAVLALRVLPPLTRFAERFVDRRPWTATMFGMWQAGRRPHAGPVLLLALAVGGSTLAWSLISTGERSQVEQAGHTVGADVRVTERTGSAPVTRAGELTALPTVNRVLPAWRDEIRVGRENLSATVIGVDPASAPGVVRLADRLSDGSASAQYQRMVDAGGDPAGVELPAGTRAITGTVRTPVIGSVASSRVAVTLLVTRSDGLALRLPAAEADSDGRASRFTVQLPDEGGARLRLAGFEADGGPGTGNLYRLQMQGLTAVGTDGTTRPVELSGDWIMTTRGEKPSRVQPSGNGFTTSHAVEMIPDARSSEQPSSRFAIVPVGVNKPVPVLMTPGVSAALSLNVGDTADLTLSGATLPVHLVGELTAVPTTTGEGVLLDLPTAVDTLIRDSGSVRPVPEWWIGASDATAAARAAAELPGVTVLNRQAVIEAAADDPYWRGSRTGMLAAALGAVLLAIVGLMVDVWATARRRLGEFAVLHTLGATPRLMARALLAEQTFLAGIGVGVGLLLGTAVGATMAPLVILTPAAGRPIPPPAYVLPWVPIGLTAVGLLLAALAFSAFIATGIRQRVAAVQLRIGGER; this is encoded by the coding sequence ATGAAGCTGGTGTGGAGACGGGCCCGCGAGGCGCGCGGGTTGCTGGTCGCGGCGGTGATCGCCGCCCTTGTCGCCGTCGCGTTGGTCACTGGGTTGTCCGACTACAACCGTCGGGCGGTGGACGCCGGGCAGCGGGCTCTCGTCGCCGCCTCGCCCGCCGAGGAGCGCGGCCTTCTGGTCAGCGGCTCGGGAGGACGGGACGCGGCCGAGTTCGCCACCCGGGACAAGGCGGTCCGAGCCGAGCTGGCCAGCGGGCTCGGCGGCGTGCCGGTCGGTGTCACCGCCGCCCGGTACGGCACCGGCCGGGAACTCACCGGCGACCTCGGGCAGATCCCGCGTACGGCCGACGAACCGGTCTTCGCGAACCTCGCCACGTTCGACGACCTCGCCAGCCACGCGGAGCTGACCAGCGGAGCCTGGCCCCGCCCCGGGGCGAACCCGGTCCAGGTGAGCCTGCCCGAGCGGGTCGCCGGCGCCCTGGGCCTGACCGTCGGCGAACGCGTCCCGGTGCGCGACCGGGCCACCGAACGACGCGGCGAGTTGGTGCTCGCCGGCACCTGGCGGCCCCGCGACCCGACGGACGCGTACTGGCTGCTGGCCCCCGGCGTGGGCGCTGGCACCGCCGGCTCCGGCACCTCGTACGGGCCGTTCACGCTCGACCCCGCCGACTTCGTGGCCACCTTCCCGGGCTCGGTGTCGGCGTCCTGGCTGGCCCAACCGGACCTCGCCAGCGTCGACACCGCCGACCTGCCCGCCATTCGCAAGGCCCTCACCGAAGCGACCTCGGCCGTACCCGAGGCCGCCCAACTGGGCAGCTCCGGGCAGGCCGTGACGAAGATGCCGCAGCTGCTGGACCGGATCGCCCGCGCCGACCTGGTGGGTCGCTCGTCGCTGGCCACCCCGCTGCTGCTCATCCTGGTGCTCGGCGGGTACGCGCTGGTGCTGGTCTCCGCGCTGCTGCACGAGGACCGCCGCCAACAGACCGCGCTCCTGCGCGCCCGCGGCGCCGCCCGCGGACAGTTGGCCGGCCTGGCCGCCCGTGAGGCGACCCTGGTGGTCGCCCCGGCCGCCGTGCTCGGCCCGCTGATCGCCAGCGAGGTTCTGCGGTTCGTCCGACCCGGCGGGTCGAGTGACCTCTCCACCGCCGGCGGCAACACCACACTGATCTGGGCGGCGGCAGCGGCCACCGCGGCCGGCTGCCTCGTCGCCATGGTCCTGCCGACGCTGCGCGGCGCCGGCACGTACGTCGCCGACATGGCGGCCCGGTCCCGACCGAACCGGTCGGCGAGCGTCCAACGCGCCAGCGTCGACCTGGTGCTCGTGGCGCTCGCCGTGATCGCCTGGGTGCAGCTCCGCCGGTACGCCTCCCCGCTGGCCGGGTCGGGCGGTCGGCTCGGGCTCGACCCGCTGCTGATCGCCGCCCCCACGCTCGGCGTGCTGGCCGGTGCCGTGCTGGCGCTGCGGGTGCTCCCGCCGCTCACCCGGTTCGCGGAGCGGTTCGTCGACAGGCGTCCCTGGACCGCCACCATGTTCGGCATGTGGCAGGCCGGTCGGCGTCCGCACGCCGGCCCGGTCCTGCTGCTCGCCCTCGCCGTCGGCGGCAGCACCCTGGCCTGGTCGCTGATCAGCACCGGCGAGCGGTCCCAGGTCGAGCAGGCCGGACACACGGTCGGCGCTGACGTGCGGGTGACCGAACGGACCGGGAGCGCACCAGTGACCCGGGCCGGTGAACTCACCGCGCTGCCGACCGTGAACCGGGTGCTGCCGGCGTGGCGGGACGAGATCCGGGTCGGGCGGGAGAACCTGTCGGCGACCGTGATCGGTGTCGACCCGGCCAGCGCCCCGGGTGTCGTCCGGCTCGCCGACCGCCTCAGCGACGGATCAGCGTCGGCGCAGTACCAGCGGATGGTCGACGCGGGCGGGGATCCCGCGGGCGTCGAACTGCCCGCGGGGACGCGCGCGATCACCGGCACCGTCCGTACGCCGGTGATCGGGAGCGTCGCGTCGTCCCGGGTCGCGGTGACCCTGCTGGTTACCAGGTCCGACGGGCTCGCCCTGCGGCTGCCGGCGGCGGAGGCCGACAGCGACGGCCGGGCCAGCCGGTTCACCGTGCAGTTGCCCGACGAAGGTGGGGCGCGACTGCGGCTGGCGGGATTCGAAGCCGACGGTGGGCCGGGCACCGGCAACCTGTACCGGCTCCAGATGCAGGGGCTGACGGCGGTCGGCACCGACGGCACGACCCGACCTGTCGAGCTGAGCGGCGACTGGATCATGACCACCCGCGGCGAGAAGCCCAGCCGGGTGCAGCCCAGCGGCAACGGGTTCACCACGTCCCACGCGGTGGAGATGATTCCCGACGCACGGTCCTCCGAACAGCCGTCCAGCCGGTTCGCCATCGTGCCGGTGGGAGTGAACAAGCCCGTACCGGTGCTGATGACCCCCGGAGTGAGCGCCGCACTCAGCCTCAACGTCGGCGACACCGCCGACCTGACGCTCTCCGGCGCGACGCTGCCGGTGCACCTGGTCGGTGAGCTGACCGCCGTACCGACCACCACCGGGGAGGGCGTGCTGCTGGACCTGCCCACCGCGGTCGACACGCTGATCCGCGACAGCGGCTCCGTCCGACCCGTACCGGAGTGGTGGATCGGCGCCAGCGACGCGACGGCCGCCGCCCGAGCGGCCGCTGAGCTCCCGGGCGTCACCGTGCTCAATCGGCAGGCGGTGATCGAGGCGGCCGCCGACGACCCGTACTGGCGCGGTTCCCGAACCGGGATGCTCGCCGCCGCGCTCGGCGCGGTGCTGCTCGCCATCGTCGGCCTGATGGTGGACGTGTGGGCCACCGCCCGGCGTCGGCTCGGCGAGTTCGCGGTCCTGCACACCCTCGGTGCCACGCCCCGCCTGATGGCTCGGGCGTTGCTGGCCGAACAGACGTTCCTCGCCGGCATCGGTGTGGGCGTCGGGTTGTTACTCGGCACCGCGGTCGGCGCGACGATGGCCCCACTGGTCATCCTCACCCCGGCCGCCGGCCGGCCGATACCCCCGCCGGCGTACGTGCTGCCGTGGGTGCCGATCGGTCTGACCGCGGTCGGTCTGTTGCTGGCGGCGCTCGCCTTCAGCGCGTTCATCGCCACCGGCATCCGTCAGCGGGTGGCGGCGGTGCAGCTGCGAATCGGGGGAGAACGATGA
- a CDS encoding FtsX-like permease family protein, translating into MSVGAAVRRVRAYGGQFLLLAVLTLVVTLLISGVPRLVNRLAEQGLRAQLNSEPAARRDLSYTTRLEPATSQRTAMGNAVERFEALAADMPPQVRSAVTEKWYTVETAGARVVGPDLAARKLLVDLGLRAMPDIQSASTLVEGAWPSETYVPDRPIEVALDVDVARKLNLRTGSQLRIGRTDKDGNFLGGAPLVVSGLFRPVDRANGIWDGLPQLLQIIEPTGDGQPLVGVGVVAQSVLNKRAAEGWPVQTNWRYRLGVDRVNARELDQLIDGLQVMQRTHPPDLTLTQGADVPLRAFAAQIDAVRTLLAVIAAGVLATLAGLIVLAVGLATRRRRAEFVLLRARGGGATAGARRSFVESVLVVPVAAALGWWLGTLVPGAPDPTTPYLIAVTVLVTLALPVATLAVPAGGAVRRDLIRMRPSARRLTGEISLLLLAGLAAVLLRRRGLTLGEVDPLLVSVPVLLAIAAAVLALRAYPWPLLLVSRLAARTRGSVAFLGTARASRAAIAAPLVVVVLAIGTAAFCAVVAAGVDASRERAAAQIVPADAVIRGERFAPDTVDELGRLPGVRAVTRVLFEDDERLASDEIGTDAAIGQTDVLLIDGSGWDTVAREAQTGLSVPEALRTAQPGPGPLPAIVSPAIAADLAKVGLADSAFILVQGERYQFRVAGTEDAFPLLAANNNRFVILPWQALPKRITTPAPTSLLIAGDPLDAEALRVAGDQGQERYQRGGAVAGRERLLGVTVDTRADVRRGLGNGGANGILAFGFTAGAVGGTVLGLLAIAFTVLAGARSRGQVLSRLRTLGLSRRQWRGLLLVELTPLVAVSVLTGALVGAVLPLLLNPVLGLSAFTSGVPVRVAFEPSLVAAVLALGAVALGFAVAVEALNNRRLRLGEVLRLGEES; encoded by the coding sequence ATGAGCGTCGGGGCGGCCGTCCGGCGGGTCCGGGCGTACGGGGGGCAGTTCCTGCTCCTGGCGGTGCTGACCCTGGTGGTCACGCTGCTGATCAGTGGCGTGCCGAGGTTGGTCAACCGGCTTGCCGAACAAGGGCTGCGGGCGCAGCTCAACAGCGAGCCGGCCGCGCGCCGGGACCTCTCGTACACCACCAGACTGGAGCCGGCGACGTCGCAGCGGACGGCGATGGGCAACGCCGTCGAGCGGTTCGAGGCCCTGGCCGCGGACATGCCGCCGCAGGTGCGCTCGGCGGTGACCGAGAAGTGGTACACGGTCGAGACCGCGGGGGCCCGCGTGGTCGGGCCGGACCTGGCGGCCCGCAAGCTGCTGGTTGACCTTGGCCTACGGGCCATGCCCGACATCCAGAGCGCGAGCACCCTCGTCGAGGGGGCGTGGCCGAGCGAGACGTACGTTCCCGACCGGCCGATCGAGGTGGCGCTCGACGTCGACGTGGCCCGCAAGCTCAACCTGCGCACCGGTAGTCAACTGCGCATCGGTAGGACCGATAAGGACGGCAACTTTCTCGGCGGTGCCCCGCTGGTGGTTTCCGGGCTGTTCCGTCCCGTCGACCGTGCGAATGGCATCTGGGACGGGCTACCGCAGCTGCTGCAGATCATCGAACCGACCGGCGATGGCCAGCCGCTCGTCGGTGTCGGCGTCGTGGCGCAGTCGGTCCTCAACAAGCGGGCCGCGGAGGGGTGGCCGGTCCAGACCAACTGGCGGTACCGCCTGGGCGTCGACCGGGTCAACGCACGCGAGCTGGACCAGTTGATCGACGGTTTGCAGGTGATGCAGCGCACCCATCCGCCGGATCTCACGTTGACCCAGGGCGCTGACGTTCCGTTGCGCGCGTTCGCCGCCCAGATCGATGCCGTCCGGACGCTGCTCGCGGTGATCGCGGCCGGTGTCCTGGCCACCCTGGCGGGGCTCATCGTGCTCGCGGTCGGTCTCGCCACCCGACGGCGTCGCGCGGAGTTCGTGCTGCTGCGCGCCCGTGGGGGCGGGGCCACCGCCGGCGCTCGGCGCAGTTTCGTCGAGTCGGTGCTGGTGGTGCCGGTCGCCGCCGCGCTGGGCTGGTGGCTGGGCACCCTGGTCCCGGGTGCCCCGGACCCGACCACGCCGTACCTCATCGCGGTGACCGTGCTGGTCACCCTGGCGCTGCCGGTGGCGACGCTGGCCGTACCGGCCGGCGGAGCGGTCCGCCGGGACCTGATCCGGATGCGCCCGTCGGCCCGTCGGCTCACCGGCGAGATCTCCCTGCTGCTGCTGGCCGGGCTCGCCGCGGTGCTGCTGCGCCGACGTGGTCTGACCCTGGGCGAGGTGGACCCACTGCTCGTGTCGGTGCCGGTGCTGCTGGCGATCGCGGCGGCGGTGCTGGCGTTGCGGGCGTACCCCTGGCCGTTGTTGCTGGTCAGTCGGCTGGCCGCGCGGACCCGGGGCAGCGTGGCCTTCCTCGGCACGGCCCGCGCCAGCCGCGCCGCGATCGCCGCACCGCTGGTCGTGGTGGTGCTGGCGATCGGCACCGCGGCGTTCTGCGCCGTCGTGGCCGCTGGCGTCGACGCGAGCCGGGAACGGGCCGCCGCGCAGATCGTGCCCGCCGACGCGGTGATCCGCGGGGAGCGCTTCGCACCCGACACCGTCGACGAGCTGGGCCGGCTGCCGGGGGTCCGGGCCGTCACCCGGGTGCTGTTCGAGGACGATGAGCGGCTGGCGTCCGACGAGATCGGCACCGACGCCGCCATCGGGCAGACGGACGTGCTGCTGATCGACGGCTCGGGGTGGGACACGGTGGCCCGTGAAGCCCAGACGGGCCTGTCGGTTCCGGAGGCGCTGCGCACCGCCCAGCCTGGTCCGGGTCCGCTGCCGGCGATCGTCTCACCGGCGATCGCCGCGGATCTGGCGAAGGTGGGGCTGGCCGATTCCGCCTTCATCTTGGTGCAGGGCGAGCGGTACCAGTTCCGGGTGGCCGGCACCGAGGACGCCTTCCCGCTGCTGGCGGCGAACAACAACCGGTTCGTGATCCTGCCCTGGCAGGCACTGCCGAAGCGCATCACCACACCCGCGCCGACCAGCCTGCTGATCGCAGGGGATCCGCTGGACGCGGAGGCGCTCCGGGTCGCCGGCGACCAGGGGCAGGAGCGCTACCAGCGGGGCGGCGCGGTCGCCGGCCGGGAACGCCTCCTCGGGGTCACCGTCGACACCCGGGCGGATGTCCGCCGAGGGCTTGGCAACGGTGGGGCGAACGGGATCCTGGCCTTCGGGTTCACGGCCGGGGCCGTCGGCGGCACCGTGCTCGGGCTGCTGGCCATCGCGTTCACCGTGCTGGCCGGCGCGCGGTCCCGGGGCCAGGTGCTGTCCCGGCTGCGCACCCTCGGCCTGTCCCGCCGGCAGTGGCGAGGGCTGCTGCTGGTCGAGTTGACCCCGCTGGTCGCGGTGTCGGTGCTGACCGGCGCGCTCGTCGGCGCGGTCCTGCCCCTGCTGCTCAACCCGGTGCTCGGCCTGTCCGCGTTCACCAGTGGTGTGCCGGTCCGGGTGGCTTTCGAGCCCAGCCTGGTCGCCGCGGTGCTCGCGCTCGGGGCGGTCGCCCTCGGCTTCGCGGTTGCCGTCGAGGCTTTGAACAACCGCCGGTTGCGCCTCGGAGAGGTGCTTCGGCTCGGAGAGGAGAGCTGA
- a CDS encoding ABC transporter ATP-binding protein, with the protein MTATAQTPLVPDLAALQQRAAQRAAERAGGQDRLRGHIVCDGLVRIFKTEGVEVVALQGLDLVIDRGELVAIVGASGSGKSTLLNILSGLDTPTAGIARVADYDLLSLSAKRRLSYRRQLVGFVWQQTGRNLLPYLNALENVELPMQLAGKRSRKARRERARELLDLVGVGYCAERRPGQLSGGEQQRVAVAVAVANDPEVLFADEPTGELDEATGAEVFGALRTINAELGVTIVVVTHDHAVATQVRRTVAIRDGRTASEVRRTARIGADGNTELVSEEYAVLDRNGRMQLPAAFVDALSLKERVRLDLEPDHVQVRPGDRASEERGARA; encoded by the coding sequence ATGACCGCTACCGCCCAGACTCCACTGGTGCCTGACCTGGCCGCCCTGCAACAGCGGGCAGCGCAACGCGCCGCCGAGCGGGCCGGCGGGCAGGACCGCCTACGCGGACACATCGTCTGCGACGGCCTGGTGCGTATCTTCAAGACCGAGGGGGTGGAAGTGGTCGCCCTGCAGGGGCTCGACCTGGTCATCGACCGGGGTGAGCTGGTGGCGATCGTCGGTGCCTCCGGTTCGGGCAAGTCGACCCTGCTCAACATCCTCTCCGGCCTGGACACGCCGACGGCCGGTATCGCCCGGGTGGCCGACTACGACCTGCTCTCCCTGTCCGCCAAGCGGCGGCTGAGCTACCGGCGGCAGCTGGTCGGGTTCGTCTGGCAGCAGACCGGCCGCAACCTGTTGCCGTACCTCAACGCGCTGGAGAACGTCGAACTGCCGATGCAGTTGGCCGGCAAGCGCAGCCGCAAGGCCCGCCGGGAGCGGGCCCGGGAACTGCTCGACCTGGTCGGTGTGGGCTACTGCGCCGAACGCCGGCCGGGGCAGCTCAGCGGCGGCGAGCAGCAGCGGGTCGCGGTGGCGGTGGCGGTGGCCAACGACCCGGAGGTGCTCTTCGCCGACGAGCCGACCGGTGAGCTGGACGAGGCGACCGGCGCCGAGGTGTTCGGGGCGCTGCGCACCATCAACGCGGAGCTGGGTGTCACCATCGTGGTCGTCACCCACGACCACGCCGTGGCCACGCAGGTCCGCCGGACCGTCGCGATCCGCGATGGCCGGACTGCCTCCGAGGTACGCCGGACCGCCCGCATCGGCGCGGACGGCAACACCGAACTGGTCAGCGAGGAGTACGCGGTGCTGGACCGCAACGGTCGGATGCAGCTGCCGGCCGCGTTCGTCGACGCGCTCTCGCTGAAGGAGCGGGTCCGGCTCGACCTGGAGCCGGACCATGTGCAGGTACGGCCCGGCGACCGGGCCTCGGAGGAGCGGGGGGCGCGGGCATGA
- a CDS encoding ABC transporter ATP-binding protein, producing the protein MSGQNMVVTGAAGFNGARPDEVVRVSAISRTFGRGERAVHAVRDVSFTANRGELVAVRGRSGAGKTTLLNMIGGLDRPDSGQVVVAGHEVTSAGEAELLRLRRGTVGFVFQTFGLVPILSAAENVGVPLRLAQVPAAEREERVAVLLELVGLGGHAAQRPYELSGGQQQRVAVARALANEPDLLIADEPTGQLDSETGRSIMDLLRAVVHARGMTALVATHDPALIDLADRVLTLRDGRLVDG; encoded by the coding sequence ATGAGCGGGCAGAACATGGTGGTGACCGGCGCGGCCGGGTTCAACGGCGCGCGCCCCGACGAGGTGGTCCGGGTCAGTGCGATCAGCCGGACCTTCGGCCGGGGTGAGCGCGCCGTCCACGCGGTGCGGGACGTGTCGTTCACGGCCAACCGGGGCGAGTTGGTCGCCGTCCGAGGTCGGTCCGGGGCCGGCAAGACCACCCTGCTGAACATGATCGGCGGCCTGGACCGGCCGGACAGCGGTCAGGTGGTGGTGGCCGGTCACGAGGTGACCTCCGCCGGGGAGGCGGAACTGCTGCGGCTGCGCCGGGGCACTGTCGGGTTCGTGTTCCAGACCTTCGGGCTGGTGCCGATCCTCTCCGCCGCCGAGAACGTGGGCGTGCCGTTGCGGCTGGCGCAGGTGCCGGCCGCGGAGCGGGAAGAGCGCGTCGCGGTGCTGCTGGAGCTGGTCGGCCTGGGCGGGCACGCCGCGCAGCGGCCGTACGAACTCTCCGGCGGCCAGCAGCAGCGGGTCGCGGTGGCCCGTGCGTTGGCCAACGAGCCGGACCTGCTCATCGCCGACGAGCCCACCGGTCAGCTCGACTCGGAGACCGGACGCTCCATCATGGACCTGCTGCGCGCGGTGGTGCACGCCCGCGGCATGACGGCGCTGGTGGCGACGCACGACCCGGCCCTGATCGACCTCGCCGACCGGGTGCTGACCCTGCGCGACGGCCGCCTGGTCGACGGCTGA
- a CDS encoding GNAT family N-acetyltransferase: protein MSDMIYREAVRADLPAVLALLADDVLGKARDFTEVDDAYERAFAAIDADPRNQLIVAEQDGDLVGCLQITYIPGLGRHGAERSLIESVRIRSDRRGQGLGRDLMTWAIDQARERGCALVQLTTDKTREDAHRFYLGLGFVASHEGMKLAL, encoded by the coding sequence ATGAGTGACATGATCTACCGGGAGGCGGTCCGGGCTGACCTGCCTGCCGTCCTCGCCCTGCTCGCCGATGATGTCCTGGGCAAGGCCCGTGACTTCACCGAGGTCGACGACGCGTACGAGAGGGCGTTCGCGGCGATCGACGCGGACCCGCGCAACCAGCTGATCGTCGCCGAACAGGACGGCGACCTGGTCGGCTGCCTGCAGATCACCTACATCCCTGGCCTCGGCCGGCACGGCGCCGAGCGGTCCCTGATCGAGTCGGTCCGGATCCGCTCCGACCGGCGTGGCCAGGGGCTGGGCCGGGACCTGATGACCTGGGCGATCGACCAGGCCCGGGAGCGCGGCTGCGCGCTGGTGCAGCTCACCACCGACAAGACCCGCGAGGACGCGCACCGCTTCTACCTGGGCCTCGGCTTCGTGGCCAGCCACGAGGGCATGAAGCTCGCGCTCTGA